One stretch of Leishmania infantum JPCM5 genome chromosome 24 DNA includes these proteins:
- a CDS encoding NPK1-related protein kinase-like encodes MVTTIGNGGGVVATCGQCGTAFQKLSARFCSRCGARRDIPAAAAVTAAAAARKPKPKEAVVSMPPLPSAGKESVSRPPADGAKGTLRPFDLEKLSEKRSSGGGSVAPPPLTEVSASALEFRDPSEATSITTPKRRASLATAAGGVLSSAVDASLTLSDQQRRREQRASSNYVKDGSLTGPPLASMADRDQLEHVLTSSSQEDAAMGGAAGNGVDRSHVPIPPPEQRPPSTFPLSVALVRRDGGRAAVTDGADFKGASVKTAPTAWPAEAQASTSNGGDTEEAIASLRPSAEEEAQYTAWVTLSPDDLTPEMLQTSNASELRQWRKGSLIGRGTYGSVYLGLLPDGSFHAVKCVELGNRKAAADHLGALELVSLSREVNMMHRLRHRNLCTFKGVYFDSESACVCMFMEYIGGGSLSALVKKFKPLPSSVVRSWTQQLLSGLHYLHSQHIIHRDIKGDNVLVDTTADPATKSQIKLVDFGAARRLTDAVSQSSTVIGTPYWMAPEVVDASGDGSGYSYKADVWSVGCTVAEMLTGRPPWPCKTSAPAAIMMIASATGMPTEIPEEEATPGCLDFMRQCFIRDPEKRPTVQQLLQHPWIQVKME; translated from the coding sequence ATGGTGACGACCatcggcaacggcggtggAGTTGTGGCCACGTGTGGGCAGTGCGGCACGGCGTTTCAAAAGTTGAGCGCGCGTTTTTGCagccgatgcggcgcgcggcgTGATAttccagctgcggcggccgtgacggccgccgccgcggcgagaAAGCCGAAGCCCAAAGAGGCGGTTGTGTCGATGCCACCCTTGCCCTCTGCCGGCAAGGAGTCCGTCTCGCGGCCACCGGCTGATGGCGCGAAGGGCACGCTGCGGCCGTTTGATCTAGAGAAGCTCAGCGAGAAGCGaagtagcggcggcggtagtgtGGCCCCACCGCCCTTGACCGAGGTGTCGGCGTCTGCGCTAGAGTTTCGCGACCCAAGCGAGGCCACCTCCATCACCACACCCAAGCGGCGAGCTAGCCTTGCAACGGCAGCTGGAGGTGTGCTTTCCTCTGCCGTTGATGCTTCTCTGACCCTTTCtgatcagcagcggcggcgcgagcaACGCGCGTCTTCCAATTACGTCAAGGACGGCTCACTCACCGGGCCACCTCTGGCATCGATGGCTGACCGGGACCAGCTTGAGCATGTGCTCACTTCGTCTTCACAGGAGGACGCGGCGAtgggaggcgctgcgggcaACGGCGTTGACCGAAGTCACGTCCCCATTCCGCCCCCCGAGCAGCGCCCGCCGTCCACCTTTCCACTATCTGTAGCGCTAGTACGCAGGGACGGGGGCAGAGCAGCAGTGACGGATGGCGCAGACTTCAAGGGCGCCTCGGTGAAAACAGCTCCCACTGCCTGGCCGGCGGAAGCGCAGGCGTCCACGAGCAACGGTGGCGACACCGAAGAGGCTATCGCGTCTCTGCGGCCatcggcggaggaggaggcgcagtaCACTGCCTGGGTGACGCTCTCGCCTGACGACCTCACCCCGGAGATGTTGCAGACTAGCAATGCCAGCGAGCTGCGACAGTGGCGCAAGGGCAGCCTCATCGGCCGCGGCACCTACGGGTCTGTCTATCTAGGGCTCCTTCCTGACGGCAGCTTCCACGCCGTCAAGTGCGTGGAGCTGGGCAACAGGAAGGCTGCAGCAGATCACCTCGGCGCCCTCGAGCTTGTCTCACTCTCGCGCGAGGTCAACATGATGCATCGCTTGCGACACCGAAACCTCTGCACGTTCAAAGGCGTCTACTTTGACTCGGAGAGCGCCTGCGTCTGCATGTTCATGGAGtacatcggcggcggctccctctccgctctcGTCAAGAAGTTCAAGCCGCTGCCATCCTcggtggtgcgcagctggacgcagcagctgctctcAGGGTTACACTACTTACATAGCCAGCACATCATTCACCGCGACATCAAGGGCGACAATGTGCTGGTCGACACCACAGCCGATCCAGCCACCAAGTCGCAGATCAAACTTGTCGACTTtggggcggcgcggcggctgacaGATGCCGTGTcgcagagcagcaccgtGATCGGCACACCGTACTGGATGGCGCCCGAGGTGGTGGACGCGTCCGGAGACGGGAGCGGGTATAGCTATAAGGCGGACGTGTGGTCGGTGGGGTGCACTGTGGCGGAGATGCTGACggggcggccgccgtggccgtgCAAGACGAGTGCACCAGCCGCTATCATGATGATTGCGTCTGCCACCGGGATGCCGACGGAAATTccggaagaggaggcgacgcCAGGATGCCTAGACTTCATGCGCCAGTGCTTCATCCGTGACCCGGAGAAGCGGccgacggtgcagcagctgctgcagcacccgTGGATACAAGTAAAGATGGAGtag